TTAGGAACGGGGCACATGCCATCGTCTGGACAACCTGCCCAACACAGCGTTCTTTTGCAAGACTGAATTCGGTGCAAGTCCAGGTCGCGCTGGCGTCGTATGTCTATTCTTCGTTTAGGATATTCTCGACCCAGTTCTCATGAAAAAGACACACCCCACTTCACTATTCATATTCACGGCAGCCATTGCCGCATGCATCTGTCCGGCCAGCTTGCAGGCAGAGGAAAAGACACCATTTCACTTCGCCCACCGCGGCGGGGCTCATGAGTTTGAGGAGAACACGCTCTACGCGTTCAAGAGCAGCTATGAAAAGGGGATCAGGGGCTATGAACTGGATGTGCGCCTGACCAAGGACGGTGAGTTGGTCGTACTGCATGATGACTCGCTGGATCGCACTCATCATGGCAGTGGTCCGGTGGAACACATGCATGCGGACGACGCCAGGAAGGTACGCTCCAAGAAGCAGAACGAACCCCTGCTCTTCCTGGACACGCTGCTGGACTACCTGAAGGACAAGCCTGGCATGTATGTGGAATTTGAAATGAAGACCAGCAACAAGGAGCTTTATCCGGACTCCGCCATTGCCGCGTATGCCGCCAAGCTGCATCAGAAAGTCACTGCATTTGTCCCGCAAGGCTCGACGTACATATTCACCTCCTTCGATCAGCGTCCCTTGAAAGCGATCAAGCAGATCGATGCCAATGCTGACATCATGCTGATCAAAGGTGGCCCGCTGACCCCTGAACTGATGGAGGCGGCAAAAGCCATCGGCTCCAAGAGAATCGCAGCAAAAATGGAAGGCACGACCCGCCTCGCTGTAAAGGATGCCCAGAAACAGGGTTTCATCGTCACCGGTTGGCCCGGTCACAATCTCAAGGACTACTTCCTCGGACTCGGCCTGGGCGTGGATGCCATCTGCAGCGACGTTCCTGTGCAGGTGCAGGAATACATCGACAGCAAGAAGTAAGACTCCACAGGAGATGCGTGAGTTGCCCTGGCAATTCACGCATCTCTCGAGTGCTCATCGTACCCAGAAGTGCCGGGATGTTACCGGGCTACTTCTTCTTCCACAATTCATTCAGGCCGTTCACCGTCCGTTCCACCAGTTCCTGCCCTCCTTCAGGACCGACGCGACTGCTTTGGATGATGGCACTGTAGCTTCCGCCGGCGACTGCTCTCGGTGTTGGAAGATACCCGCCAGAACCGGTGAGCTGAATCAAGAAAGTCTGGACCGCCGGACTGCGCGCTTTCATCTGCACTCCATAGTCCGTGAAGAGCTCAAATTCGTTCGTGGCAATGGCCACGTCGCCGAGACGCAATGTGTGCAGCTCCATCTGGAAGGTACCAGCAGTACCAGCTTTCTCCGTCTCATATCGGTCCACCACGCCCTTGTTCCAGAGATACCTCCATTGCTCCTTCGCATCGTCCTTATACTGGTCGACTCCTTTTTGCGCGTCTGCCAGCTCCTTCTCGGTGACCTTGCGCCAGGGCAGTTCGATCTTCTCCACGCGGTGCTCCAGCACAGCACCCGCCACGGGCTCAAGCCTGGCGCCTTCATAGGCCTCCTCCCAACCACGTACCACACGCCGGGCCACTTCCTCCAACCGGGTGAGGCCGCGCAGCCTGCGCATACGTTCGTCAGCGGGTTTGCCATACATGGGGCGTGGGACCTGGTCACCTCCTGCGCCAGTCCAGGCGAGAATATGAAGATCCTTTCCAAAACGCTCACGCAGCTGGCGGCGCACCGGATCCCAGAAGTCCGCATGAATGACCTTGAGGCCTTCAACTTCCTGGGATGGGCAGGGCACATTCACTGCGGTGGCAATGAGCTGGTCTTTCAAATCCCAGAAGAAGAGCACGTCCAGGTTGTGGTCTTCGTAGCCTTCGATGCCACGAAAGTCTGGGACATTGGTAGCCCCGTACATCTTCGCGCTGCCATCGGCATAGGTAGCGCGCCGATTCTGGGCAATCACGGCCTGCCCCTGCCCCCACCCCGCCTTGCCAGGCTTCCGTTGCGCCCAGCTCTGCACGGCGGCCTCCACGATGCGGTCCGACATGAAGTCCGTGTATTCCTCCGGCTTCATGACATCACTGCTGACAAGGCGATAGCGCTCGCCTTTCATCGTCACCGGCGCCGTATGCGTATGGGTGGCATTCAGGAACAGCTTGTTGAGGTCAAAGCCTGGAAATTTGTCCTTCGCCTTCTCACGTACGATCTCAATGACCCCCTTGCGGATGGCCACGATGTCGCAGGAGACCATGATGGCCTGGTCCAGCACTTGTTCGCCATCCCTCGATTCCAAAGCCAAGGCGGTGACAAAGATGGGTGTCTCGGCTTTCTCAGAGATGCGCACATGCATCTGGCCGTCGAGAGGTACCGGACGTTCTGGAGTGATATCGATGGTTGCAGCACCGATGTGCAGCTCGGAACCGCAGGAAATCGAGGCAACGCCCAGCAACAAGACGGCTATGCCAACGAATTTGAATGGATAGTGAAGCAATGTCTTCATGAGGTTGAGGTGATGAATGCTGAAAATGAAAGAGCCTAGCGCGAAGGATCATGCATGCGGCATGCGCACCCAGGGCTATGGCTTGGCCTTGAATCTCCGTCCGATGGAAACAGCCTCCTTCACGCTTGCGGACGGGCCTCCATCGCCACCCACAGCCAGAAAGCGGAATCCTTGGGCAAGCCTCTTCTCGACTTCACCTGCCCCACACAGTGTGCCGAGTGGTACGCCGGACTGTTTGCTGGCGGCGACCACTTTCTCAATGGCAGCTTCTACCGCCGGGTCACCCAGCGGCACCCCAAGGGAGAAGGCCAAATCAGATGGTCCGAGGAACAGGCCGCTGACTCCTGGCGTGCGAGCAATCGCAAGACAGTTGTCCACTGACTCCTTTGTTTCAATCATCAGCCAGAGTGCGAGTTCACCCTTGGGATCCAGCGGCCACAGATCCGCCCTCTCTGCATACTCCGTCCCGGAGAGGCCCCAGTATCGCGCGGCCCAGCCATAGCCCACACCGCGCTTGCCCACCGGCTCATAGTCAGGCACACCGTTCAGCTGCGGAAACCGGCAGGCCTGCACCATGGCTCTCGCATCTTCAGGAGTATCCACATGGGGCACCACGATGCCCATGGGACCGAGATCCAACACCTGCTTGATAACGAACTGGAGATGCTCACGGCCTGCGGCGGGGACGCGCACAAATGGCACCACACCTGGCTGAAGATTCCCCTTTTTGAGGACTTCTCCCTTGTTCACCATACCAAGCAGGTAGCCTTCCAGCCGGGTTGGATCGAAAGGAGAGTGCTCCAGATCCACAATCACGAAGTCCAATCCGCTCCCAGCCATCGCCGCGCCATTCCGAGTGGAAACAATGGATGAAAAGACACCGAACGCTGGCTTCTTCGCCTCCATGAGTTCGATGTAGCGATTCAGTCGCGGGGCATTCGAGGCGGCAGGCTCCTGGGTGAATGCCAGCCCGGCAGACATCGCGAGGATGGATGTGAGGAAGAGGTCTTTTACGCACTTCATAGTGGTAAGGTGATTAGATAGTACAATCCGTAGTCAGTCGGCCTTGCTCGCATTTGAGCAGACCTTCATTTGAGAGTGGTCAGATAGGCAATGAGATCGCGCAAATCTTGCACCGTCATGGTGTTTTCCAGCCCCGCTGGCATCATGGAGAGTGTCGAAGTGTCGTGCCTCGCCACCTGCGTCATCGGCACGCGTATCCGCCCCGCGCCGAGGGCATCGATCAATGGCGCACCATCCAGGGCACTGTGAACAAGCACTCCCGAATACACCATGCCAGCCTTGGTCGTCACGATATGGTGCTCATACTGCGGGGCCACCTCACGTGAGGGAACCAGGATGGCCTCGACAAGGCGCTCTTGGTCCAGCGACCTGGCCACATACGTGAGATTCGGACCGATGCTCGTGCCACGCCCTTCAGCTTGATGGCACGCCGTGCAGCCAGAGAGCGGATGCAAAAATACACGCTCACCAGAAACCGCGTCTCCCGGTGCCTTCACTGCCTCCCGCCACTCAACCTCAGAAGCGGGGCGCTTCGTCGCAGATTCAGTCTGCAGCGCCAGATGAAGTTGCTGTGCCAGTGCAGATGAAGAATCGGAGAGAGTTGCAAGCTTCAGCCGGAGTTGATTTCTCACAGAGGTCTCACTGGCAACGAGACGCAAGGACCGGGCGATCTCCAGTTGTACCCGCATATCTTGGTCGTTCAGAAGACCTGACAACGCAGCAAGCTGGGACGGTTCACGCCGAGCCAGAGACATGATAGCGTCAGCCCGCAGCGGAGCAGGCAATGCAATGTCCAGAGCAATGGACTTCAACGTCGCAGGCACTTCCGGTGCAGGACACCCACCCAGGGTGCGCACCGCTTCACGACGCAGGTTGAGCTCGCCACTGCTCGCGAAATACAACAACCGGGCCGCGATCTTGGCATCGTTCAGGGAGGTCACCGTTGCTGCAGCCATGGCATGCAGCGCGGCTGGCTGTGCGTCATCGTGAAGGATGCGCGCCAGCAGTTGCTGCCTCACCGCAGCCGTGGGCTTGGGCCGGGTGCCTCCGGACTGCTGCTGGGCGTCCGCATTGCTCGAAGCAGCCAACAGTTCTGCGGCGGTGAGGTAAGCCTGGAAAAGTTCCGGCGTGGGTTGCTGTGCCACGGCCTTGTGAAGTTCTTCCGACAGGCCCACCACGCCATCTTCACCAGCCCACCACAAGGCGAGAAAGCGAATTCTCTCATCCGTATCACGAAGCGCTGCACGGAGGGTTGCCATCGGATCCCCGCTTCTGCTCCGCCACTGGGCGATCATGGCCCCCAGCCGCACAGCAGGATCCGAATCCGTCACAGCCTTTGCCAGCGTTTCACGCGCCTCTGGCCTGGCTAGCGCGGTGATGGTGGCGGAGCGGATAAACGGGTCCGAATCCGTGAGGGAGAGTTTCCATTCCTGATCCTGCGCAGCAGGCTTGCCGTTCAGCAGCCGCTGGAATCTCAGCGCCTCCTTGCTCGACTCCGCAAGCGCATTCTCATAGGCCGGTTTTACAGCGGAGGCTCCCCGCTTCGTTGAGAGCCGCCAGATGCGCCCTTTGCCATGGACAGGGTAGGAAGTACGATCCGCCCAATCCGTGATATAGAGGGAACCATCAGGCGCCGCCGCCATGTCGACAGGACAGAAGGCCTCTTTGAACTTCTTCTCGCCTGCCATCAGGATCTCTTTGCTGGTACGAAACGAGACACCATGAGGCTGCAGCCGGTACATCTCGATCGCCGCATCTCCCCATGAAGCAACCAGCAAGGCTCCAGCGTAACCTTCCGGCAGTGAGAGTCTGTCACACGAAAGGATGCCACAGGGGGATTCCCCCACTCCTGAAAGCATCGGCAGCGTACCCGGCAATTCACCGTCCCAGCCGTTGAAGGCATTCGTGTCATCGTAGCGTCGCTTGTAGCCGTAGTCACCACCGGGAACGATATGCAGCAGGCGGCAGGGAGGACGTCCGCCAGGATCGTTATCCACGCAGAACAGCCGGTTCGCGCGGTCCAGTTCAAGGCCGAACGGATTCCAGAAACCTGCCGCCACCTCCTCCAATTCGCTTCCATCTGCACGACAGCGGAAGACCTTGCCCCCGCGTCCTGGACCTGTGTGGACGCTGCGCCCATCTGTCCCACGCAACCTGTGCTCTGCTCCAAAGTTCTCACCCATCCCAAGATAGAGCCAGCCATCCCGGCTGAAGGTGATGCCACTGAGTCCGTTGTGAGGGTATACTTCAGCGGTCTCGAGTTCCACCACAGGGGAGGTGCGCTCAGACACCCCATCACCATTCGCATCGTGCAACACCACCACACCGCTCCGATGCACCAGATACAACTCGTCCGTTGGCGACAGTGCGAGATTCATTGCACTCTTGAATCCCTCCGCGAACACCTTGGGCGAATCCGGGATGCCGTCGTTGTTGGTATCGACGAACATCTTTACGAGATCGGTCGCGGGCCCCTTGTAGTCCGCTGGACGATGATGGGTGTGCGACTCGACTACAAAGAGCCGGTTTCGTTTATCGACCGCAACACCAATCGGTGTGACAATCTGCGGCTCTGATGCCACCAGTTCCACCTGCAGCTGATGATCACGCGCCACTGGCATCGGCACATCCGCGCCATGCGCCGACATGGCAGCAAGAGAGAACACAAGGCCCAAGGCCATGCCTCTGACGCCAATGCCTGGCTTTGAAGGCAGGACCTTGCTTTGCAATACGTGGTGGGAGCGTAAGAATGGCATGGATATCAGAGCTTGCGGTCGGGTTGCTGGATGGGAGGAGAGTTGTCACCAAACGCAGAGCGCAGGTACGAGAGTACGTCGCGTATCTGGTCTGATTTGAGCACGCTTCCAAAAGGGGGCATGGGCTTGCCAGGTGCCCCGTTGGTGATGACCTGAATCAACGCTGCATCCGTTTTTGACAGGGGTGCCCCCTCACCACGTCGGGTGAAGTCCGCCGCCACCAACGTTGTGGGGAGACTTTCCGTACCAGGCAGCGCACCGCCCTTGCCATCGGGCTGATGACATGTCACGCAGAAGGTCCCATAGATACGGCGCCCAGCTTCCGAATCCGGTGCGGCGTTCGTCCTGGCTACGGGAGCGAGCAATGGCTTGGACATGGGCCCAGCAAAGGTGCGTCCGTCGAGCAGACGGGTCAGTGTGTAAAATGCCTGTGGATTCTCCACTGGCACTCCAGCCTTGGAGCGCAGATCATCCAACTCCAGCTCATAAATGTATCCCGGCTGTAGATCTCGAACGGCGATCTCCACCGAACGATGATCTCCGGCAACACGAATGTCATAGATGCTGGCTGCAGCTTCATCCACACGCGGCGATCCGGATGGCAGGTACAGATAGCGGAAACGACCGAGGCGGTAGTGGCGGACCTCACCCAATTGCTCAGCATTCATCACCTCCGTAAACGTGAGCCGGAAGCCATCGCGGGTGACTTCCATCTTCTCGATCTCCACCGGAGTCTTCTTCGACCAGATGATGCGCTGCAGTCCATCCCCCTTCCCCCACCCTCGTGTGGTCTGCGCCACGTAAAGAGTTCCGTCGGGAGCAAATGCCATGCGCATGTTTCCGGGACGCAACGAGGTGCCCGTGCGAGGTGGTACATCGCGGAAGTATTTCAGCCCATCCTTCCCGGCAGGAATCGTCAGATTATCCGCACCACTGTTTGCCTGGATGGCCGCGAGTCCCACCGCATCACGGATGAAGGGAAAACAGGCTCCTTGATATTCTCCGGAGACTTTCTCAAGGAAGACGCGACTGATGAGCTTCGTGAAATCGCCGATGAAGATCTGCCCCATGAATGGACCAAACTTTCCACCCGTAGTGTCCCACACTGGCTCACCCGGGCTGCCACCCATCGCCCCGTGAGGCAGGGCCACCGCTTCGGGTGTACGCATTTGTGTGAGAGCCTCCAAGGTGAGCGGCCCTTGATAGTCGTCACGCCATTTCAGCGACGCAGGATGGCCATAAAATCGTCCCGGCTGTACATGAACAAGAGTGCTGGTGGCAATGTAGTCACCCTGCTGATCCGTTGCGAAGACATCACCTTGCGGACTCACTCCCACGCCCGCAGCAGCACGGAAGCCGCTGGCCAGTGGAGTCATTTTGCCCTCACGACTGACCTTCATCACCCAACCTTCATATCTGCCCGGAGAGGGCTTTGCTTCTTCGTGTACCTTTTCCAAGTGCAGAGGCACGCGTGGGAAGCTCTGGTTGATTGGCCCCGCAACATCTGGAAGTCCAGTGGACAGGACAAACTCGCCATCGCGATTCAGATGGAGTCCAAAGGTGAACTCATGCCAGTTATCCGTGACACTCCAGTCATCGTTCACGGTCTCATAGCAATCCGCCTCGCCATCCCCATCAGTATCGCGCAGCCGTGTCAGCTCCGGACGCTGCGTGACCAGTATCTCATCGCCCGAGAGAGCCAGGACTCCCAGTGGCTCATGCAGGCCGAAGGCGAATCGCCGCCAGCTTTCAACGCGCGCGTCATCTCGAATCCATATCTCCCCAGGTCGATTCACCACCACCAGCTTGCCGGAGGGTGTGAATGCCACACCCGAGAGTTCGGGAGACATCGCCTTGGGCAGCGTGATCTCTTCGATCTCGTAAGTGTTCGCATACAGGGCAGAGGCGAATACAAGGAACAGGATGCCGGAGAGTCTGGACATGCGTGTGCTTGAGGAACTGGTGATGCAGCAATCAACGAACTGACGAGTCTGGTTGGATCTTCATGAAGAATGCCGCATCCGGCGCGCCGACGAATTTCCACGTTCCCCGTGACACCTCAGCGCCTCCCTGCACGACAACCTTCGCTTTTGCCTGGGGATCCGTGATGAGAAATAGAGTCACACCGTTCGGAATGCTCCAGTGGCGTTCGAGACCACCACCATCCGCCGTGGCCAGCAGGGTTTCACGGATTGCAATGCCATCCAGCGTATAGCTGAAGGTCACGCCATTCTCTTCATAGCTGTATCCTTTGAAGCGGCGCTCAGGAACTTTACCCGCATCATTGATGCGCAATGGCTGCACCGTGGTCTCCTCATAGAATACCGCACCTCTGATTTTTGCTGGTTCATTGATCTTGGCGCGAAGCGTCGGTGAGAGGTCCAGGGTGCCACGCCAGGCCTGGTTCACTCCACCTCGCAGAGGGTCATAGCACAATGCCATCTCCGGATTCAGCACAACTCCAAAGGCTGAAGGTCCAGCTCCCGGCATGAATGTGCGGAACACCTGCGCCTGCCTGTCCTTCGCGCAGGCCTGATCGACGGTCAGCATACCGAGTGCACAAATGAGCAGGGAGTAGCGGAGCATGGGAGAAAATTTCTGCCGGGCGTTCAGGGGATGGTGAAGGTTCAAGGTCGATTCGCCATCAGTGCAGTGGCCTAGGCAAACATTGCGGCAATGGGCTTGCCACCGTCGGTGATGGGGACCGGACGCCCCGCTTCATGAAGCTCCACCGCTGGATCAATGCCGAGAGCTGCGTACATCGTGGCGTGGAAATCCGGGACGGAAACCGGGCTCTCCACGATGTTGGCTCCGAGCTCATCGGTGACACCATACGCACCACGATGTTTCAGTCCCCCGCCCGCCAGCACCAGGCTGAATGCGCTGCCTTGATGCCCACGACCACCGCGATTGTCAAACTCCGCTGGCCTTCCGAATTCAGTACCGGTGGCAATGAGCGTTTTGTCGAGCAGACCTTTCTTCTCTAAATCGCGGATGAGTGCGGACAGGGCCACGTCGAGTTCCTGAATCAAGAGATGCTGATTGAGCTGCCCTTCGAAATGCGTGTCCCAACCCGTGCCGTTGATGAAGTTCAAGTTGTGGGAGACCTCAATGAACCGCACGCCTGCCTGAGTAAGGCGCCGTGCGAGCAGGCAGCGCTGGCCAAACTCCCCTCCATATTCTTCACGCAATGAGGCAGGCTCTTCATCAAGCTTGAAATTCCGCATGAATGCAGGCTCGGCCCAGCGGCGGGCCTGCTCCTGCAACTCGGCATAGTGCCCCAAAGCCTGCTCATTTGTGCCACTAGAGACAGTGGATGCGAGTTGACGCCTGCGGGCCACCTGGGCCGCTGAGAGCCCTTCCAGTTGTGCAAAGCCGGCGGGGCCGCTTTGGGTATCCACCAGGTAGACACTGGAATAACGCGGCCCCAGGAAACCAGGGCCACGGCTTACATTCGGGTACCCTATGAGCATATAGGCAGGCACAGCATCTGACACCGCACCACGCTGGTGCGCCACCAGGGATCCGATGGAAGGGTAAGTGACCGTGCCACTAATCATGCGGCCGGTATGGACCATGTTCGTGGCAAAGGCGTGCTCGTCCGTGACGCTGTGATTCACTGTCCGTACGACCGTGAGACGATCCGCTACCTTCGCGGTGTGCGAGAGATGTTCAGTGAACCGCACACCGGGAACGATCGTATCGATAGAAGCGTAGTCCGATCCTGCGACTTTGGGGGCAGATCGCGGATTACCGCGGCGCTTGGGATCGAACGTATCAATCTGGGACATCCCCCCACCCAGCCAGATGAAGATGCAGTGCTCCGCC
The Roseimicrobium gellanilyticum DNA segment above includes these coding regions:
- a CDS encoding PVC-type heme-binding CxxCH protein codes for the protein MPFLRSHHVLQSKVLPSKPGIGVRGMALGLVFSLAAMSAHGADVPMPVARDHQLQVELVASEPQIVTPIGVAVDKRNRLFVVESHTHHRPADYKGPATDLVKMFVDTNNDGIPDSPKVFAEGFKSAMNLALSPTDELYLVHRSGVVVLHDANGDGVSERTSPVVELETAEVYPHNGLSGITFSRDGWLYLGMGENFGAEHRLRGTDGRSVHTGPGRGGKVFRCRADGSELEEVAAGFWNPFGLELDRANRLFCVDNDPGGRPPCRLLHIVPGGDYGYKRRYDDTNAFNGWDGELPGTLPMLSGVGESPCGILSCDRLSLPEGYAGALLVASWGDAAIEMYRLQPHGVSFRTSKEILMAGEKKFKEAFCPVDMAAAPDGSLYITDWADRTSYPVHGKGRIWRLSTKRGASAVKPAYENALAESSKEALRFQRLLNGKPAAQDQEWKLSLTDSDPFIRSATITALARPEARETLAKAVTDSDPAVRLGAMIAQWRSRSGDPMATLRAALRDTDERIRFLALWWAGEDGVVGLSEELHKAVAQQPTPELFQAYLTAAELLAASSNADAQQQSGGTRPKPTAAVRQQLLARILHDDAQPAALHAMAAATVTSLNDAKIAARLLYFASSGELNLRREAVRTLGGCPAPEVPATLKSIALDIALPAPLRADAIMSLARREPSQLAALSGLLNDQDMRVQLEIARSLRLVASETSVRNQLRLKLATLSDSSSALAQQLHLALQTESATKRPASEVEWREAVKAPGDAVSGERVFLHPLSGCTACHQAEGRGTSIGPNLTYVARSLDQERLVEAILVPSREVAPQYEHHIVTTKAGMVYSGVLVHSALDGAPLIDALGAGRIRVPMTQVARHDTSTLSMMPAGLENTMTVQDLRDLIAYLTTLK
- a CDS encoding HpcH/HpaI aldolase family protein, with the translated sequence MKCVKDLFLTSILAMSAGLAFTQEPAASNAPRLNRYIELMEAKKPAFGVFSSIVSTRNGAAMAGSGLDFVIVDLEHSPFDPTRLEGYLLGMVNKGEVLKKGNLQPGVVPFVRVPAAGREHLQFVIKQVLDLGPMGIVVPHVDTPEDARAMVQACRFPQLNGVPDYEPVGKRGVGYGWAARYWGLSGTEYAERADLWPLDPKGELALWLMIETKESVDNCLAIARTPGVSGLFLGPSDLAFSLGVPLGDPAVEAAIEKVVAASKQSGVPLGTLCGAGEVEKRLAQGFRFLAVGGDGGPSASVKEAVSIGRRFKAKP
- a CDS encoding glycerophosphodiester phosphodiesterase; translation: MKKTHPTSLFIFTAAIAACICPASLQAEEKTPFHFAHRGGAHEFEENTLYAFKSSYEKGIRGYELDVRLTKDGELVVLHDDSLDRTHHGSGPVEHMHADDARKVRSKKQNEPLLFLDTLLDYLKDKPGMYVEFEMKTSNKELYPDSAIAAYAAKLHQKVTAFVPQGSTYIFTSFDQRPLKAIKQIDANADIMLIKGGPLTPELMEAAKAIGSKRIAAKMEGTTRLAVKDAQKQGFIVTGWPGHNLKDYFLGLGLGVDAICSDVPVQVQEYIDSKK
- a CDS encoding DUF1501 domain-containing protein, which encodes MNRRQFLTKSAAFATAPMAGSSLLASSTPLHVPKGKAEHCIFIWLGGGMSQIDTFDPKRRGNPRSAPKVAGSDYASIDTIVPGVRFTEHLSHTAKVADRLTVVRTVNHSVTDEHAFATNMVHTGRMISGTVTYPSIGSLVAHQRGAVSDAVPAYMLIGYPNVSRGPGFLGPRYSSVYLVDTQSGPAGFAQLEGLSAAQVARRRQLASTVSSGTNEQALGHYAELQEQARRWAEPAFMRNFKLDEEPASLREEYGGEFGQRCLLARRLTQAGVRFIEVSHNLNFINGTGWDTHFEGQLNQHLLIQELDVALSALIRDLEKKGLLDKTLIATGTEFGRPAEFDNRGGRGHQGSAFSLVLAGGGLKHRGAYGVTDELGANIVESPVSVPDFHATMYAALGIDPAVELHEAGRPVPITDGGKPIAAMFA
- a CDS encoding c-type cytochrome, translating into MSRLSGILFLVFASALYANTYEIEEITLPKAMSPELSGVAFTPSGKLVVVNRPGEIWIRDDARVESWRRFAFGLHEPLGVLALSGDEILVTQRPELTRLRDTDGDGEADCYETVNDDWSVTDNWHEFTFGLHLNRDGEFVLSTGLPDVAGPINQSFPRVPLHLEKVHEEAKPSPGRYEGWVMKVSREGKMTPLASGFRAAAGVGVSPQGDVFATDQQGDYIATSTLVHVQPGRFYGHPASLKWRDDYQGPLTLEALTQMRTPEAVALPHGAMGGSPGEPVWDTTGGKFGPFMGQIFIGDFTKLISRVFLEKVSGEYQGACFPFIRDAVGLAAIQANSGADNLTIPAGKDGLKYFRDVPPRTGTSLRPGNMRMAFAPDGTLYVAQTTRGWGKGDGLQRIIWSKKTPVEIEKMEVTRDGFRLTFTEVMNAEQLGEVRHYRLGRFRYLYLPSGSPRVDEAAASIYDIRVAGDHRSVEIAVRDLQPGYIYELELDDLRSKAGVPVENPQAFYTLTRLLDGRTFAGPMSKPLLAPVARTNAAPDSEAGRRIYGTFCVTCHQPDGKGGALPGTESLPTTLVAADFTRRGEGAPLSKTDAALIQVITNGAPGKPMPPFGSVLKSDQIRDVLSYLRSAFGDNSPPIQQPDRKL